From the Thermococcus celericrescens genome, the window GTAAAGAAAATCGCCGGGGGAACCTATCGAGACCTCCAGCCACGGCACCGCTAGGGCCGAAACGATGAGTAGCAGAAAGGAGAGAATAACGACGTCGGAGGAGTGATCGGAGAGCCTCAGCTCCCCATCAGAACTCCCTCTCGACGAGGAACTCGGCGAGCAGCTCCAGATCCTTCCTCGCCTCGCTCTCCGGGAGAATCTTCAGGGCCTCGTTGGCCTCCCTCACGAGGTTCTTGGCGTACTGAGCGGCGTAGTCTATGCTGTCGTACTTTTTGAGAAGCTCGATAGCTTTAGCAACTTCCTCCTTGACCTTCTCGTCGTGTATCAGGGCGTCGCCCTTTGCATCGCCCGCGTACTTGCCGAAGACTCCCATAAACTCGGCCTTGTCCTCCTCGCTCGCGTGGTCGAAGAAGTGGCTGACTATCAGCGTCTTCTTGCCCTTCCTTATGTCGCTGCCGACGGGCTTTCCGAGTTTCTCCTCGTCGGCTATGAGGTCAAGCACGTCGTCCCATATCTGGAAGGCTACCCCGACGTTCATTCCCCACTTGGCGAGTGCTTTGATGTACTCCTCGTCCTCCGTTCCGACTATCGCACCTATCTCGGCGGAACCCTCGAAGAGAGCCCCGGTCTTGCCGCTTATCATCCTGAGGTACTCCTCGACGGTGACTTCCTCTCTGGTCTCAAACTCTATGTCAAGTGCCTGTCCCTCGCAGAGCATGTTGGAGGTTCTGACCAGGACGTCGAGGATGCGGGCCTTCTTCTCCGGGCTCACATCGGCCCTGGCTATAGCCTCAAAGGCCTTGCTGAAGAGCAGATCTCCAGCCAGAATCGCCATGTTAACGCCCCAGAGCCTGTGGACGGTCGGTCTTCCCCTGCGGAGCTCATCCATGTCCATGATGTCGTCGTGAACGAGGGAGTAGTTGTGGATGAACTCAACCGCGGCGGCAGGGTAGAGCGCCTTCTCCGGGTCTCCCCCGACGGCCTCGGCCGCGCGAAGAACCACGAAGGGCCTAACGCGCTTTCCACCGGCGAGCGGATAGTGTCTGGATGCGTCGTAGAGGTTCTTAGGCTCCTTCTCAGGGATGAGCTCGAATATGGCATCGTCAACGTCCTTTGCCATGGTCTTAACCCTTGCGAACAGCTCATCGTACTTCCCCATTATATCACCCCGTGAGTGATGAAAGCAATCTAAAGGAAAAATAGGGCAACTCTTTATCAGTTTTACCCTACCTTATCTCGACCAGGTAGCCGTTCCGCGACACGAAGACGTCCCTGCCTATCAGGTAGCCCTCCTCCTCGGCCAGCTCCGCGTAGTGGGTCAGCATCCTGAACTCACCGTGGGCGGGGACGATGTTCTCCGGGTTCAGCATCCTGATGAGGTACCTGTGATCTTCCCTGCTGGCGTGGCCGGAAACGTGGAGGTCCTTTATCATCCTGACGTTCTTCATCTTGAGCTTGGTCTCAAGGACGTAGCGCTGGGCCTTGTTGAGCGGGTTCGGTATCGTTCCAGCGGAGAAGACAACGGTGTCGCGCTTGCCGATGTCGTAGAGCTCGCCGTTGGCCATCCTCGTGAGGACCGCCCCCGGCTCGCCCTGATGACCGGTGACCACGAGAAGGTAGTTCTCCCTCGCGCCCGAGACCTCCGCGAGAACCTTCCTTATGGCGTTGGGGCTCCTGACAGCGCGGGCGCCCTTCATTCTTATCAGCCCGAGCTGCTTGGCGATGCCGGTGTATTTGGCCAGGGAGCGGCCCACGAAGACCGCCTGCCTGCCCATCTTGTTGGCTATCCATATGAGCTCCTGGAGCCTGGGGATGTGGCTGGCGAAGGTAGTCGCTATCAGCCCGTCCGCCTCCATGCCCTCGTAGAGGAAGAAGTCCTCCAGAAGCATCTGGGCAACGGCCTCGCTCGGGGTTTTGGTCGGCTCGGAGACGCGCGTGGATTCCGGAATGAGAACCTTGACGCCCTCCCTACCGAGCTCCTTGAGGCGTTTGTAGTCGGGCTTCTCGCCGAGGGGATTGTTGTTGTCGAACTTGAAGTCGCCGGTGTGGACGACCGCGCCCTCGGGCGTGTGGACGACGACCATAGCCGCCTGGGGTATCGAATGGGTTATCTGCACGAACTCTATCGCCAGGTTCTCGCTGACCTGGACTATCTCGCCAAACCCGGTCTCGTACATGGGGTTCTTGACCTCGAAATACTGCTCGCTCTTGACCTCACTCTTGGCGAGCTTTATTGTGTACGGCGTTCCGTATATGGGCACGTCGGGATAGTGGGGCGCGAGCTTGCCGATGGCGCCTATGTGATCCAGGTGCCCGTGGGTGAAGGTTATGGCGACGACCTTCTTGTTCCTGAGAATGGAATCGTCCGGGATGGCGCCGAGCTTCTGGAGCTCTTTAGCCGGAAACTGCTGGATGTTGACGTCCTCGTGGATGAGAACGCGGTCGAGCCTTATGCCCATGTCGATTATAACGACCTCTTCCCTGCCGCCGTTGGAGTAACCGACGGCGGTCATGTTCTTGCCGACTTCCTCGTAACCGCTAATGGTGTAGATTTTTATCATGTCTATTCCTCCTTACGCCCCCAGGCCTCTCCTGAGGCGTGGGGCTGCGTTGGTCTTAGTTGTTGCCAGGGGTTTAAAAAGGTGTGCATTCCTGGATTAAATTACTCCAGGATAAGTTGCCCGGACAAAAGTGATACTGCCTCCCCCAGAGTTATCGCTTATTATAGTATACCCCAAGTAAATTTCAATAATTTCTCGACCGTTTTACTTGGAAACAGGAAGCAAATAAGGCACCCAAAAGGATGCTTGCAAGGGCGTGTTGATTGAAATAGAAGAGTAACACAACCACGGTTAGGAGGGAGAGTAATAAGACACGATTTGCACGCCTGCTCATATGGAACAAAGCTCCTGAGCCAAATACCAATGCAGAAACAACAGCGAGAGTTGAAAACATAAGCGCTTTCCCAAGTTCTGCCGCTCCAAAATAGGAAGCAACCCCATAGAACATTGCCCCTGTTACTGCTGAAAGGATGAGTATCACAAATAAGTTAACAAAAGCATCAAAGAGAAAATTGAAAAAATCTGAGTGTTGTCCCTGATACACGTCAACCACCACCTATAGATTTTTGCATAGACTTAAATATAAGACTTTTGCTGTGATGGTCTGAGTATTTATATCCTGAAATTATCCAAGCATTTTCTTTTTCATTGTATTCAAGTACGATAAAATCAATAGAATCAACAAGTGCTTTATTCTTTTTTAACACGTTAATTACGGCAGTTCTTCCATTGGTTAATGCCAAGTTCTTGTATTTTGACAAATCTCTAATTTTGGGAGCACTATACTTGTGGGGTTTTAAGTATGATAGTGATGACATTACTAAACTTGACGTGCCTGAACTCTCTGGCCATATAGTGACTGTGAGTGAATCAGTAGCTTCCAATACTTTCAGATATACTGGCAGTTGGTCTATATCAAACAAATGATCATGCAGACTTACTTTGCAGGTATATGTAACAGTAGTTACCTGGTTGGCTGA encodes:
- a CDS encoding polyprenyl synthetase family protein, whose translation is MGKYDELFARVKTMAKDVDDAIFELIPEKEPKNLYDASRHYPLAGGKRVRPFVVLRAAEAVGGDPEKALYPAAAVEFIHNYSLVHDDIMDMDELRRGRPTVHRLWGVNMAILAGDLLFSKAFEAIARADVSPEKKARILDVLVRTSNMLCEGQALDIEFETREEVTVEEYLRMISGKTGALFEGSAEIGAIVGTEDEEYIKALAKWGMNVGVAFQIWDDVLDLIADEEKLGKPVGSDIRKGKKTLIVSHFFDHASEEDKAEFMGVFGKYAGDAKGDALIHDEKVKEEVAKAIELLKKYDSIDYAAQYAKNLVREANEALKILPESEARKDLELLAEFLVEREF
- a CDS encoding RNase J family beta-CASP ribonuclease → MIKIYTISGYEEVGKNMTAVGYSNGGREEVVIIDMGIRLDRVLIHEDVNIQQFPAKELQKLGAIPDDSILRNKKVVAITFTHGHLDHIGAIGKLAPHYPDVPIYGTPYTIKLAKSEVKSEQYFEVKNPMYETGFGEIVQVSENLAIEFVQITHSIPQAAMVVVHTPEGAVVHTGDFKFDNNNPLGEKPDYKRLKELGREGVKVLIPESTRVSEPTKTPSEAVAQMLLEDFFLYEGMEADGLIATTFASHIPRLQELIWIANKMGRQAVFVGRSLAKYTGIAKQLGLIRMKGARAVRSPNAIRKVLAEVSGARENYLLVVTGHQGEPGAVLTRMANGELYDIGKRDTVVFSAGTIPNPLNKAQRYVLETKLKMKNVRMIKDLHVSGHASREDHRYLIRMLNPENIVPAHGEFRMLTHYAELAEEEGYLIGRDVFVSRNGYLVEIR